The nucleotide window ttatttaatatcatatACTTTGATACTTCAATGAATATGTGATCTCATCCATGTAGGAATACTTCCAATATTGCAGATCAAAACCCGGCCACCCTTTTTATTCCATAAATCTCCCAAAGGGTAAGCAAAGCGACATGGATTTAACCAATGATTTCAGTGATTAAAGGgaactttcagatgaagaaattctctctaccaatacGGGTTGGTGCCTTTTTTAAAACTCAGAGGCTTAGAAAGATGCTGGTTACACtgacagattaagtgatttgtctaaataACACAGTATGTCAAGGCAAATCTGGAGACCATTCTTCCTGGCTCTAAAGTCATCTATCAACTTTGCCACACTTTCTCCCGAATGAGACTCACGTAACCTCATGTAAATCCTCCATAAAAGGGGTAGAGTGAAGAGAAATCTTTTGGATCTCTTGACATGAAATGGATACCAATGAAGTAAATAGGCTACTCTATGACAAGGCAATATCTTATATTTCTTACATCTCTCTCAGAATATTCCTTCATGTGTAATATACTATAACTTGGTTAAACCTACTGTGCATGCCCTCTATTGCCATTGGGTAACCTGCCATTCTCATCCTTTGGAGAATGGTGTTCCATGACTCACAGCAtcaccagaaaaataaaaaagatgttgTTTCAGGGAGATGTAAAGGTCATTAATAGCACAAGATCTTAAAGATAACTCAGTCTTTTCTATGCTTTCAACTAAATTCTGGGCTCAATTCATAGTCTACCTACTATATTTATTCCAGATATTTGCACTAGTGTGGCAGTTCTTCAAAGTGCTATCACGATCTGACCAATGATCTCACATTTTCTGAGTCAATAGTTAGTCTTTTGAATAATTATCAGTCTTGCTTGGGAGGCTCTGCAGTATTCCAGGAAAGCTCAATGCAATTGAACTAATACCATTTAGAAATATAAGCATCTGGAATGCCTCCCTGTCTATTGGGAAACTCTTTTTACCTAGGATACCCCAATGGGCATCTTCTATGAAAATAACAAATATCTTTGGTATCCACACGTTCATGTCTCACTTCATATTAATAATCAGAaggtaatgaaataaataaattgttgtaGTAACTTCTTTTACAGTGTActgtatgattttattatatatgtgcaaGAGACCTTGCTTGAGAAGAACTTTCAAGGTAGAACCTTTGTTCTACCCAGAGATATTTTTAAGTACATATTTTATTGACAATAAAAGATAAACATAATTATTAGATCTTATGTTCTCTATATCTGTCAGgtaattatagaattttaaagataTTGTTTGCTAAAGTATAACAATTATGAAAGCCTGCTTATTCCCTTTTCATACCCTCAGTGTAACTCTTTTCATAAGGAATTTGTAAAGATGGAAAAGTTGACAGGTACATCagttacttttttctctattGGTCTttttggagaggaaggaaggaaggaaggaaggaaggaaggaaggaaggaaggaaaatctaTATTACCCATCTCCAGAGTTGTATATCATCCCTCTTTAAGGTATCTTGAGAACTAATCCCTGTGCATCcttagcattttattttcattttttcctatctcATAGACTTCCACTGTATTGTCATCTGTTCTTCCCATCTTTTAGTGGCACTTCTGTTTCTTCATGCAGTACATCAGGGACGTTAAGTCTAAATACATTGTGTCCAATATCCTTgatggagaaaaatatttcttttagaaatcttttctttcctttttttttaatcttaccttccaccttaaaatcagtactatgtattgactATGTATTGATTTAATaccagaagaatggtaagagccaggcaatggggttaagtgacttgcccagggtcacacagctaggacatatctgaggctagatttgaacctaggacctcccacctctaggcctgcctcccaatccactgagctacccactgAGCAGTCCCTagaaatcttttctgatttttatttgcACATTGTCCTCTTTTTAGTTTTATAGTTAAATGCCCCTGGGGGTATTATGGCTTCAGTTTCTTGTCAAGCTCTCtgtaaacattttcttcattctattGCTTCTCACTCATCTATGAAGTAATACTGCTCATCTTCCactataagatttaaaaaataacatgaatTATAAACCAACATTGTCCTTCATTGCCAGTCTCTCCCTTTaacaagaagtttatatttattgGTTGAAGCTTTGGGGGGGTGGTGTTATTTGGTCTCTTTATACCAATCAACTTACATTTCCTCAGGGAATATTTGTAGacaattttatcatttcttattttccAAGATCAAAAATTGTCATTGGAAAAATTGTCATTGAATATTATATCTCCTCATCATCTATACTTTTGATATTTATATCTGATGCAGCAAGGCAACCTGAGGAACAGAGAGGAGGTGGCATGTgccaggtaaaaaaaaaacctctgcctCCATTTTGACCATCATCTCCTTCAAGATGGTCATGGAAGCATGCCAGGACTCAGCACCCTAAACCCAAAGCTTCCATCCCAGTGCTCCTCAGTCATTATCCTGAAAAACAACTCCTATGGATATTCTGCCTGGCAACTATTGCTGAACTTGCTATAGTCACAGCAACTGGAaagccagaaaagaaagttcttgccaccaaaatCTTTGACACTCTCAAATGTCTCAATATCAATTTAACAAATTGATGGGATTTTATCAGtcaaaataactgaagaaaaagcATTAACATAATAACTACTGCACCCTAAGGACCATGAAATCCCATGGCTTTCAAATTATTCTTCATTATCCTCTCCATGGCCATATTTTCATTgagttaaaaattatatatatgcatatatatacatacatatttaatgTAGAAAATCTTATCTAATTATAACATTTTCATACCTATTTGTTATTTGCAAAAGATGCTGGTACACAAGGTGTAAGGATAAATAAAATGAGTTCATAGGCcttaggttaagaacccctgaatcTAAATGATTACAATTTTCTCCATATAAAAGGAATTAGCTCAGCATATAAGTCAAAAGTACCTTTAATCCAGAAGCAATTTTCCTTTTGTGGGTTGTCCTTATTCTTTTACAAGTGTGTTGGTACAGGCATGTGGATGGTTAAACTTCACTACAATACCTTCACCTTTTTTCAGAGAGCAGATCCCATCTCTGTTTGATAGAAAATTTATTCTATCCAAAAGCATGTGACCAAACAGATGGGCAAAGAGTCAATTGGATTTTGAGCTGAGAAAAATGGTTGATCCTGACTTTATTAATTAGTGAAATCCTAAGCAACACCTAATTGACATCTATATGGAATATATATTCAGATAAAATAGTTGTGGTTTAGAAGCTTATATAAggagaaaaagtaggaaaaaattaaCTTTGACTTTGTTCTCAGGCAAAAAAGTCTTTCCCAAGGAAAATATATTAGATAAAGCTTAGAGGAAGATTGATTAGACAAAATGAGGAGACGTTTACGTATAGAATAgacaagacttgggttcagatatATGCGGAACGGTATGAAGGAATAGATTTAGGCAGCTGAGTTAGGAAATGGTCCTCTGAATAAGGAGATGAAggcttctgtttttctctctgctATTTAGCTTCCATCATTCATTGAGATATCTTATTTGATTGAGAAAACTTCAATCTTTTTGGCCATATTCTTAAGGGCTTCTTTTACTTGCTTGTTCCTCAGGGTATAAATGAAAGGATTCAACATGGGAGCTACTGAAGTAGTGAGCACAGCCACCCCTTTGTTTAAAGCCACTCTTTCCTTTGCCGAAGGTTTGACATACATGAAGATACAGCTACCATAAGAGATGGAGACCACCACCATATGGGAAGAGCAAGTGGAAAAGGCTTTTTTTCTCTGTTGTGGGGAGGGGATTCTCAGAATCGTCCTGATAATATTCATGTAGGAGAGAATCACTAAAACAAGTGTGACCAGCAGTGTTAAAGTAGCTAAAACTAATGTCAATAGTTCTAATAACTTTGTATCTGTACAAGAAAGCTGCAGAAGAGGTGATACATCACAGAAGAAATGATCTATCATATTAGCAGCACAGAAATCCAGCTGCAGACCCATGATGACTGGTGGAAAAATAATAAGGAATCCAGCTAGCCAGGAAGAAAGGACAAGCAAAGTGCAGACTCTGGTACTCATGATAGTTGTGTAGTGGAGTGGTTTGCAGATGGCGACATAGCGGTCATAAGACATGGCGGCCAGAAGGAAAAATTCAGTTGCTCCAAGGAAAATAGTAAAAAACAGTTGGGCCGCACAGCTATTGTATGAAATTGTCTTGTCACCAGTTGTCATGCTGACTAGAAATCTAGGGATACAGACAGATGTAAAAGAGATTTCTAAAAACGAAAAATTCCGGAGAAAATAATACATGGGTGTTTTCAGATGTGAATCCAGAAGTGTGAGGCTGATGATGATCAAATTCCCAGTGACACTCAACACATAGGtaaaaaacagaaggaagaaaaccacAACTTGCAAATCTGGGTCATCAGTCAGTCCTAGAAGGATGAAAGTTGTCACTGTTGTATGATTTTTCATCGCAGGTTTCTGTGcaagtgaaatttttaaaatgaagacaagagtgtctaaagaaataaatttgcaATTTTTTGTTCCCTCTTCACACTCCATCAGTAGCACTAGTTCCGGGAAACGAATCTACATAACTCTCTCTTGTAAATAAATCTacataattttaatagcaaaatgTCTGCTAAATAAAGGGACAGCATACAACTAAATAAGGTCAATGTAATGGACAGATATGGCCCTTGaaactgatttaatttttttttcttttcaactcttcCAAATCTGGGATGCAAACTGTTTCACTCGCATCTTTATCATTCTTAAAATATTCTGGTATTTGGAAAAATGTATCTAATATTCCAGTTTATGCCTCTTCAGCTACTGTGAATATTTAATTTCAGCAACTTCTCACCATCTAGTGATTCAAGCATTtagatctttctatttcttctcttcatttatttctctttgtatatttgcTTTTGGATAAGCCAGCTCCCTAGAACATACctctatctttatctttatctgtGTGATGCTAGACTTACCCATCACATAATCTGcttatcttaatttcttcatctgtaaaataaggaaaataatagcacctacctcccaaggttgttatgaggataaaatgtgatgtttgtaaagtgctttacgaaccttaaagtgctacataaatatgagatggatagatagatagatagataggtatagatatacatacatatgtgtatgtgtgattgTTGAGTCATTTTGAGCCACGTCCAACTattcacaaccccatttggggttttcttggcaaagatactagagtggtttgctatttaattctctagctcattttatagataaggaaattgaggcaaatagggttaagagacttgcccagctagtaagtgtctcaggccagatttgagctcaggaagatgaaactTTCTAAATTCAGGCTCAGttttccatctagctgccctggcacatagtaagtacttagtaaatatatgatgatttattgaaaatatttatcatatactTCTTGAATGTTATTTTTCCAAGATAAACATATTTAggtccttcaactgatcctcatataTCATGAACTCAAGGCTTTTTATCATTCTGGTTACCTTTGTCTAGAACCTTTCCAGTTTATCAATGCCCTTTTTAAACTATGATTCTAAGAATTGAATAATGCAAAGTCCCATGTCTGACAAGGACAGGGTGTAATGTTATTATGATTGCCTCATTTCTGGAAACTATATGCTTCCCAGTGCACCCTGGGGTGGCCTTAGATTTTATAGCTGCCTTATCACATTGCAAACTTATCACCAAAACTATCAGTATAGGATTCTTGAATAGGCCTTCTCTAcgtttttttttctgctttgcaAGTTTGACCAACAACTTAAAATCTTTGTAGCTAGTGCCAAAAATGCAAGGGGGATTCTTAGAAGCGAGGTCTCATTCTGATGCTGTTCCTGGAATAGCTAAGTTTTCTGTGTTTGTTAAAGTTCAAAATCTTGAcctttaatctctgccctctcccAAGGGACAAAAATGacaagataggatttgaattggTGGTGGtgatgtcatttttctttcttttttttttccttcttcccttccactgAGAGATTCTACTTTAGGGAAAAGGAGAATGCTCACTCACTTCCTATAGACTGTGGTCatcattaaattatatttataatgttgCTTCTCTGGCTGATAAACTCAGAAACTAAATGTGCTATTTACTAaaatctctgtttctctttttaaatatttgctaactatccttttaatgatcatttttagaatttttttatggGAATCAGTTAAGCTTATTGACCTATAGTGTGCTgattctattctctttcttttgtgaaacaagagacatttgcccttctctaaCCATGGGCATCTTTCCATGaactttcaaagatcactgatgtTGCCTATGCAGTCAGATTTACCAGTTCTTTCAGATCCTGGGGAAATAGTTTATCTGGACCAGGTGATTGGAATTAATCAGGGAAAGCTAAGCACTCTCTTATGGTCACTATTTACTTTGATTATCAACTCCTTGTTAATCATTTTTGTTCAATTACTTCCAATGTAATGGTTATTCTACTTTACAAAGTAAAgagaaataaacttaaaaatgaatGTCTTGGCTGTCAGTTATCATTTCAGGCAAAGGTCTTATACCttctttgattctccttttcctgccTAGCTGACTAAAAAAGCAATTTTGGTTgtcttttttaactttctttaacAGCCTTAGATCCTTCTGAGCTTGTCCTTTTGCTATTTTGATAGGACCATGCCATACTCATATTTATCTATTAAGGCTACCTGatctttcttctatctttttaaaataataagttacatttatttttttaaaaacctaatattttctcttaggatcaatattaagtattggtttcaaggcagaagagcagt belongs to Gracilinanus agilis isolate LMUSP501 chromosome 5, AgileGrace, whole genome shotgun sequence and includes:
- the LOC123248771 gene encoding olfactory receptor 6C74, producing MKNHTTVTTFILLGLTDDPDLQVVVFFLLFFTYVLSVTGNLIIISLTLLDSHLKTPMYYFLRNFSFLEISFTSVCIPRFLVSMTTGDKTISYNSCAAQLFFTIFLGATEFFLLAAMSYDRYVAICKPLHYTTIMSTRVCTLLVLSSWLAGFLIIFPPVIMGLQLDFCAANMIDHFFCDVSPLLQLSCTDTKLLELLTLVLATLTLLVTLVLVILSYMNIIRTILRIPSPQQRKKAFSTCSSHMVVVSISYGSCIFMYVKPSAKERVALNKGVAVLTTSVAPMLNPFIYTLRNKQVKEALKNMAKKIEVFSIK